From a single Ornithodoros turicata isolate Travis chromosome 8, ASM3712646v1, whole genome shotgun sequence genomic region:
- the LOC135366519 gene encoding divergent protein kinase domain 2A-like, translating into MRIPCRKKRFLLFIATVSFVYFFILLTFHIDPSSSGFHEFTKCPACYGDGLCPNLSNLQLTGWSRLSILRYLNVKNVFYGRLNGRKVVVKKLAHDSELLGTDTKLCKRSGLSDVNVCNVAAAVETTLGESKDRVSTLIRFMNQFRTNQDATTCPHPRFVEKVLDTVTRNAATLAARDNRLDPVAVVAYTSAVNPEPLILQAFPRHEGWPFPTYLGSCGRLVVETDAGTPLSSYEGADWLTRVALAEQLLGIAQQLTDNPTGFALYLTDVSMDNFAVSETGTVTVVDVENVIVVDRFQLVQERKPGWNKRAQHLVDACHDCLSFDSAELCSHYTADHNYYAVCSGLLAPRAYYSLRGGLLHSVPTDVNGRFGLSRILAACDLPRGNYSRFDAAPALRAALQRVLEERVS; encoded by the exons ATGCGTATCCCCTGCCGCAAAAAGCGATTCCTTCTCTTTATTGCTACGGTATCCTTCGTCTACTTTTTTATTCTTTTAACCTTCCACATTGATCCGTCTTCATCAGGCTTCCATGAATTTACGAAATGCCCGGCGTGCTATGGTGATGGACTTTGCCCAAACTTGAGCAACCTCCAGCTTACGGGATGGAGTCGCCTCAGCATCTTACGGTACCTCAACGTCAAGAACGTTTTTTACGGTCGTCTAAACGGCCGAAAAGTTGTCGTGAAGAAGTTGGCACATGACAGTGAACTGTTAGGTACTGACACCAAATTGTGCAAGCGGTCTGGTTTGAGTGATGTGAATGTTTGTAATGTGGCTGCGGCAGTTGAAACGACGCTGGGCGAAAGTAAAGATCGCGTGTCAACGCTTATCCGCTTTATGAACCAGTTTCGGACAAATCAGGACGCAACGACGTGTCCGCATCCTAGGTTTGTGGAGAAAGTTCTCGACACCGTTACGCGCAATGCTGCTACACTAGCTGCAAGAGACAACCGTTTAGACCCCGTCGCTGTTGTTGCGTACACATCTGCGGTTAATCCAGAACCGTTAATTTTACAG GCCTTCCCACGACACGAAGGCTGGCCGTTTCCAACGTACCTGGGCAGCTGCGGTCGGCTGGTCGTCGAAACGGACGCGGGCACTCCTCTTTCAAGCTACGAGGGTGCGGATTGGTTGACGAGAGTGGCGCTTGCGGAGCAGCTCTTGGGAATTGCTCAACAGCTAACGGATAATCCTACCGGCTTTGCGCTGTACCTGACGGACGTGAGCATGGACAACTTTGCCGTCAGCGAGACAGGAACCGTGACAGTGGTGGACGTGGAGAACGTTATCGTGGTTGATCGCTTCCAGCTTGTACAAG AACGAAAACCTGGCTGGAACAAACGAGCCCAACATCTGGTGGACGCCTGCCATGACTGCCTGAGTTTTGATTCTGCGGAGCTGTGCTCCCACTACACGGCCGACCACAACTACTACGCCGTCTGCAGCGGCCTTCTGGCACCTCGGGCGTATTACTCTTTGCGCGGGGGACTGCTACATTCCGTGCCGACGGACGTGAATGGACGTTTTGGATTGTCTAGGATTCTGGCAGCATGTGACCTGCCCCGGGGTAACTACAGCCGCTTCGACGCTGCTCCCGCGCTTCGTGCTGCGCTGCAACGTGTCTTGGAAGAACGTGTTTCGTGA
- the LOC135366521 gene encoding uncharacterized protein LOC135366521, translated as MGKVRNKGKYGLKLKAQSRRGPPGMEDSDTGVDELLNLADSSMNELQFEAAKEFCERVLQLEPDNIKALETLSTILLEIGDPTSAMEVLQKMISLQPDTGFRKYLSMAQLSGGKDALRCYSKGAAIIEQQIHEKENCVSETVSENIDLNRELSSVYCAMAEVYMTDCCFDEDAEEKCSTLIEKGISADPSNPEALQCKVNFLLVKGQNEEAKGLMERSLSLWLPRYQSIRENKTASEDVDPVEVCSLSYSSRVDASKLLIELEMYDEAGDILDGLVEEDDEVVDVWYLLGWLNYLRGEDYRGNARFYLNRAKEVAAKVQFDDEDEIRHIGELLAEIGDDDDDDDEENDVEDEEKFESESEEEEEPGAENKMEH; from the exons ATGGGAAAGGTTAGAAACAAAGGAAAATATGGTTTGAAACTCA AAGCACAGTCAAGGAGAGGGCCACCGGGTATGGAAGATTCAGACACAGGAGTTGATGAACTTCTAAACTTG GCTGACTCGTCCATGAATGAGCTGCAGTTTGAAGCAGCTAAAGAATTTTGTGAACGTGTTTTGCAACTTGAACCAGACAACATAAAGGCCCTTGAGACCCTGTCTACGATCCTGTTGGAAATTGGTGATCCCACGTCTGCGATGGAA GTGCTGCAAAAGATGATATCCTTGCAACCGGACACTGGTTTCAGGAAATACCTCTCTATGGCACAATTAAGCGGAGGCAAAGACGCGTTGAGGTGTTACAGCAAAGGAGCCGCCATAATTGAACAGCAAATACATGAGAAAGAAAACTGCGTTTCGGAGACG GTGTCTGAGAACATCGATCTTAACCGAGAACTGTCTTCTGTGTACTGTGCCATGGCAGAGGTCTACATGACCGATTGTTG ttttgacGAAGATGCTGAAGAAAAGTGCTCTACCCTCATCGAAAAAGGGATCTCTGCGGATCCATCCAACCCCGAAGCCCTTCAGTGCAAGGTCAACTTCCTGTTGGTGAAGGGCCAAAATGAA GAAGCCAAAGGACTGATGGAACGGAGCCTCTCGTTGTGGCTTCCACGGTATCAGAGCATTAGGGAAAACAAGACAGCCAGTGAAGATGTTGACCCTGTCGAG GTTTGCTCTCTGAGTTACAGCAGCCGAGTTGATGCCAGTAAGCTGCTGATCGAATTGGAGATGTACGAT GAGGCAGGCGACATACTCGACGGTCTCGTAGAAGAAGATGATGAGGTCGTAGACGTCTGGTACCTCTTAGGTTGGCTCAATTACCTCAGAGGTGAAGATTACCGGGGAAATGCCCGCTTCTACCTCAATAGGGCAAAAGAG GTTGCTGCCAAGGTTCAGTTTGATGACGAAGATGAGATCAGACACATAGGGGAGCTGCTTGCAGAAAttggagatgatgatgatgatgacgacgaggAGAATGATGTGGAAGATGAGGAAAAGTTTGAAAGTGAAagtgaagaagaggaagaaccTGGAGCTGAAAATAAGATGGAACACTAA